aattcaaattaattaaattgacaaTATAAACGGACAAGAAATATGGATATCTACGTGGCTGGTCTTGTTGCCTGCCAGCTGTAAGTCTACTTTGGTCCTTCTGGCACATGCACGCCATCATGCTAACGTATGCCTTCGtgatttttgtcaaaatttaaaatccgagctcattttttttttttctgaactACGAGATAGTCCTGAGTGGGCCCTAATTGTGGGAGACACTTTTAAACCTGTACAATAACTCATACTAATTTCTGCTCGCACCGGGTCAACCGGTAAGGGGTAAAGTGCTGGTCAAAATAGTGATTCCATACGAGAACAAGTCTTGAACTCATGACCTCTCTTAAGGAGTGAGAGTGCCAAACCACTCACACCAACCAACTTTGGTTTTCGAGCTCAATTTTTATATCCACTAAAAACTCATCTTTAGTGAGTTTATAACTTCATTGAAGTTATCACTCACGTCTACAgtaagactttttttttttttgtgtgtataGATATAATGTtgggataaaattaattttatttttataaatatattttaacttaatagaAGTGtagttataaaaattattgttttgatttaattatccTTATAACAAGTAATATAGAGGTAAAATATAGGTTACATAATCATTGTTTAATTGAACATGTTGAAtccaatatataaatattgataatgGAGATAGATATAATTTTGAAGACCTAGCAAATACTTTTTGCAATATACAGATAATTATTACTAGATGGAGGCAAGTTCCTTAAGGcataatctaaaaaaattctaattttttaatgactaAATGGAATCATTTCTGTTTAAAGGatcactaaataaaaattttactataattgataatcattttttttttgtttggcttAGTGATTACGGAATGTGATTCAATTAAACAGTTTTTataaactctattttttttttccaagtgGAAATTCTAGTAATAAGCATAATGCCTTGtgaaaataagatttaatgtcaaattctaataatttttctcaatattttttatccttttcgacgtgaacaaaatcaaatgattATCATGTTTGCACCTAAACAGTTCAAAATgtatacattaaaaattaatctaatgtGATGCACATGAACTTTTGTCTGCATTccatcccaaaaaaaataaaataaacaaatatagccCTTAACACGTATGTGATATTCATTTGTATTAAATCAATCCCATAAATAAACGACGTaatttaaattagtaattaatttcatatcaaGCACGAATGTTCAGAGGCATGCCTATGATACATGAATCTAAGTTGTGGGATTACGAGGCCAGAGCGACAAACGTAGCTGCCGTTTGGGACATCAAAGGGAGGTAGGGGaactgaaaaaaatgaaaccgTCACGTGGCGGTTAACTTTTTCAAAGCAAATTAATGAGAATGTAtgtgaaacaaattaatatacgGGGATCGTAGGTGCGTGGCAGCAATTTAAGAATCATTGACAATGTATgtgaaacaaattaatgacaaaaaGCGGTTTACAGAAGCCACGTAAAATTATACGATAAGAAGATTttggtaagaaaataaaacagcgTGTGGTTTACCAAACTTGTGACTTGCGTTATATTTATGTACAAGTAACGACTTTTTCAATGTGAATTCATAAAGagagatataaaattaattgtccccccccccccccccccaaaaaaaaaaaacaccatgcttagttgattttttttttttttttacatgaaTATAGTATGCTATGCATTGAACTTATGATGTTTATTAACGTTACTTTTTGCATCTCTATATCCCTAGTTGAAGTGAATAAcatgttacttttttttttttgtatgaatCACGAGGTGATCCTGAGTGaaccccaactgtgggagatacttttaagcccgtaccacaagCCAAACTAATCCCCATTCGCACCAGATCGGCCTGTAAGGAGTAAAGTGCTGGTCAAAGTGGTGACTTCATACAAGAGCGGGGCTTGAACCTCTGACCCCTCTTAAGGAGTGAGAGTGCCGAACCACTCACACCAACCAACTTTTGTTGAATAACATGTTACTTTTTTACTACTATTTTTTAGATCTTTACTTAGCAGCTTAAATATTTAGATCATGAGACAATATTCTAACATGGTATTAATCTAAAAGAGCCAAGATGCTGCGTTTGAACACCAATGTGCTCACTTTGTTTCGTTATTCATTAATCCATCTATTTTGTTTCATCCGGTTCTATTGGATCATTAGGTCACTAATTACAAGTGAGCTTGccagaatatttatttttgatatcATTATTGCGTCCTTAAGTAACCCGGCTAATAGTTTAAACTTTGTAATCAAACAATTTCTTTACAAGATTGGAAGCGTCCGAGAAAGATTGCATTCACTTATTTAAGCTTAAAGAGTGTTTTATTTCTGGAAGAAGCACTTTTAAGATTTTAGTCAAAACGTTAATTAAAAGCCTTAATTATTATTCAGCAACATTACTTTACTTCCTTCATAAAACGACTAAACTACACTCTAATTCTATGATCTTTCTCCAAGATAAAGGGGCAAAATCTTTTAGAGAATCGATCTTGAAGTTAAATGTTAACCATCATAATCAAGGCTTTCTCGTTAATGGCACCACTGGAAAGCAAATTGCTTGCTACTGAGTGTCCTAATTACCTTTCAACTAAGTGTAGTTTTCACCTGATCACTTCTTGTTTGCCACTATTTAAAGTTAGCTGGGCCAACTGCTGATAATTATACGAAGCATATAAAATGCTAACCTTTTGGATTCGGCCAATCGATGAAGGGACAAGTGTTCATTTAGATTAAGTTTCTGGGTAACCTTAAATGCAACAACACACTATAATTTCTGGAAATTTTAGGGATTTATCTTGCACAATGATCATTCAGGGAGGGATATTCGACCAtagtaaagaagaaaatatggCATATTTTTAGCTAAAAGGTTATAAGTTTTGgcttgtattaatttttttcatggGTGATTAAATGATTACTTCAGGTGGCTAATATTAACGTCACATTCAATATTGTagtgttgttaaaaaaaaaacctgaaataacttttttttttaatcactacaaattaaaataactgtttttttgaattaaaatcaattgataacttaattttatctcCACTTGTATGCGAGTGTATATTCGAactcatcaaattttgttATCTTATTCTAAAAAGTTTGACCAGTTAAACTAATTAATACTTGATAATAAAAcgtttcaatttaattatccaaatgaaattatatgtGTAAATACTTGAATCCAATTACACACTTGCCCAACCTTGGATGTTTATGGCTTGGCACTGAAAGAGGAAAGAGCTAGCAGAAGCTTTTGACATTTCCAAGGTcagcaattttatttttgccatCATTTAAATTCAGAGTCAAACATCTGGTCTGACCATAAAATTTGGTATTGTCACATGCAACATCTGAACCCCCTTTCGTTTCTGTTTCTAGATAATATTAACGTGTGGAGCTCAAACGCCGCAAAAGCTTCTTTCCGTTCAGCTTCATTATTACCGGAACAGCCGGTTTCCACAGTTTTTGTAAAGATTACGCATCACTCCACCACGTGTCGCAAACCCACATCATTGAATCACCTACCGCTGTTCCATTTCTCTCATATTTATCGTTATATATATTCTCCCTCACGCTCCTGCACTCTTTCGAAAACTTTCaacacaatttgattttctctcACCCCTACATTTTCTGTCAAAATCTCTACAGATTTCTCCCCTTTCTAACTGCTCTCCTTAGCTCTAAAACATGACGAACGAAGGAGGCGGTGCCATAGTTGTGAAGCCTAACAATAATCTCCACAGACCGAAATTCGGATCTTTCTTGTACCCAGAATCAGTAATTTTTAGCCCAAGAAACAACAACAATCAAGATGACGGCGACTACTATTCAGGTCACCGGAAGAGCAGCGCTTCCTCGACAAGCCCCCGCTATAACAACAACAGCGGAACACGTACACCAACCAGCGGCGAGGCATCACCTTACCTCATGTCTCCCTGGAACAACCAGCCAGTCTCACCGTACACAAAATCACCCTGGATCATGCCTCCGTATTCACCAAACGAAAACTTGTTATCATCGTGCAATGGCCTCATTGGGTCCATTGTACGCAAAGAAGGCCACATATATTCACTAGCAGCCTCAGGTGATTTGCTCTACACAGGCTCGGACAGCAAGAACATCCGAGTCtggaagaatttaaaagagtTTTCAGGTTTCAAATCCAACAGCGGCTTGGTCAAGGCCATTATTATATCGGGTGACAGCAACAAGATTTTCACCGGCCACCAGGATGGCAAGATCAGAATCTGGAAGGTTTCACGCAAAAACGCCAGCGTCCACAAAAGGGTTGGTAGCTTACCAACTTTTAAAGATTACGTCAAAAGTTCTGTGAACCCGAAGAATTACGTGGAGGTTCGTAGAAACCGAAGCGTCCTTAAAATCAGACACTACGACGCCGTTTCTTGCTTGAGTTTGAACGCGGAGCAAGGGCTGTTGTATTCGGGTTCATGGGATAAAACACTCAAAGTGTGGAGGATTTCGGACTGTAAATGCTTGGAGTCCATAAATGCTCATGATGACGCAATAAATTCCGTCGTGGCGGGATTTGACAGCTTGGTTTTCACAGGATCCGCTGACGGGACGGTGAAAGTTTGGAGGCGTGAGCTGCAAGGCAAAGGAACGAAGCATTGTCTTGCACAGGTTTTGTTGAAGCACGAGAATGCCGTTACGGCGTTAGCGGTTAATCAGGAGTCGGCTGTGGTATATTGCGGATCGTCCGATGGGCTCGTGAACTTTTGGGAATGCGAGAAGCATTTGTCGCACGGTGGGGTCCTGCGGGGCCACAAGATGGCCGTTCTTTGCCTGGCCGCGGCTGGGAATTTGGTGTTTAGTGGGTCGGCTGACAGAAATATATGCCTTTGGAGAAGGGAAGAGAGTGGGGCCCACAGTTGCTTGGCAGTTTTGACCGGTCATACTGGG
This window of the Citrus sinensis cultivar Valencia sweet orange chromosome 8, DVS_A1.0, whole genome shotgun sequence genome carries:
- the LOC102613174 gene encoding protein JINGUBANG; translation: MTNEGGGAIVVKPNNNLHRPKFGSFLYPESVIFSPRNNNNQDDGDYYSGHRKSSASSTSPRYNNNSGTRTPTSGEASPYLMSPWNNQPVSPYTKSPWIMPPYSPNENLLSSCNGLIGSIVRKEGHIYSLAASGDLLYTGSDSKNIRVWKNLKEFSGFKSNSGLVKAIIISGDSNKIFTGHQDGKIRIWKVSRKNASVHKRVGSLPTFKDYVKSSVNPKNYVEVRRNRSVLKIRHYDAVSCLSLNAEQGLLYSGSWDKTLKVWRISDCKCLESINAHDDAINSVVAGFDSLVFTGSADGTVKVWRRELQGKGTKHCLAQVLLKHENAVTALAVNQESAVVYCGSSDGLVNFWECEKHLSHGGVLRGHKMAVLCLAAAGNLVFSGSADRNICLWRREESGAHSCLAVLTGHTGPVKCLAVEEDRDHDHEYHQKGDQRWTVYSGSLDKSVKVWRVSEHAPDLKGLHSPTQMRRQLV